CTTCTCTTTTTCTGCATTCAGTTCAAAACTACACTTTTCAGTTTATTCAATTGCTCCATGTTCTTAATTTGCGCCTTATTCATTTCTCTATTTTCAGTTTCAAACCTCTCCGCAATCATATTTCGTTCCATTATCTCAAGGTCTTTTATTTTACACgcaaattcaagtttttcataatcttgcgTCACGTCAGCTTTAAGTTTCTCACTTTCTTCCTTCAGTTGGTTAACTTCActtttcaattcctttacaagttcattttcctcattttgttctttcttcattacttcattttcattactgaGATTTTCCCGCCAATGTTTCAGtttcttcatctgaaggtctttttcgacgcattcagctTTCAGTTTCTcattttctgccttcaattcacctacttcgttttttaattcctttatttgttttgttttctcattttgatttttcttaatttcttcattttcagttttaaactTTTCCACATTCATTTTTTCTTGCTCTATCTCAAGGTCTTTTATTTTGCACACAAATTccagtttttcataatcttgcGTCATGTCAGCTTTaagtttctctctttcttccttcagtTCGTCAActtctttttcaattcctttactagttcatttttctcattttgttctttcttcactacttcattttcatttcagatattttccatcaaattttcatgttccttcatatgAAGGTCTTTTTCgtcgcattcagattccagtttagcttttactgccttcaattcaccaacttcatttttcaattcctttattcgttcttttttctcattttgttctgtctttactacttcattttcctttctgataaattccatcaaattttcatgttccttcatctgaaggtctttttcgttgcattcagattccagtttagcttttactgccttcaattcaccaacttcatgTTTCAATTCCTTTATTCGTTCATTTTTctcattttgttctttcttcactacttcattttcatttctgataaattc
The sequence above is drawn from the Palaemon carinicauda isolate YSFRI2023 chromosome 40, ASM3689809v2, whole genome shotgun sequence genome and encodes:
- the LOC137631897 gene encoding uncharacterized protein PF3D7_1120000-like; this encodes MTQDYEKLEFVCKIKDLEIEQEKMNVEKFKTENEEIKKNQNEKTKQIKELKNEVGELKAENEKLKAECVEKDLQMKKLKHWRENLSNENEVMKKEQNEENELVKELKSEVNQLKEESEKLKADVTQDYEKLEFACKIKDLEIMERNMIAERFETENREMNKAQIKNMEQLNKLKSVVLN